One segment of Lytechinus pictus isolate F3 Inbred chromosome 13, Lp3.0, whole genome shotgun sequence DNA contains the following:
- the LOC135156438 gene encoding uncharacterized protein LOC135156438, whose translation MPRSAFQYSSAELHSLRHACGTKHVDAHVFQTLKELNLLHLRSRRAGSHLHKHHRERPHLSARTHRSTSRPVNQRNICPSVYPFKTQAKFCSINSQSLRNKTTEFIEFVLDNKLDIVVICETWLKTGDDIVIGDITPTGYTFKHFPRTNNKRGGGLALLYKSTLNVRFPEFIANPKAFEVFSAEIVSSTLSLLLVVVYRPPTRSTGSSFDAFTAEFESLIEDLCLNQMPIIITGDFNVHVDSASNANACAFKNLLSSHNLRQSVTCPTHRKCHTLDLLITRESDPTFFDDLHVINGIADHSAITIKLYLERPQNQKVEVKTRNVSAISKEALCDDIKSSKLSSTELKLNSLSSQAEQYNTILGNIFDSHAPMKTRTVVLRPHSPWFKSSFHTEKRERRRLETLWRNSGLEIHRQMYTSQKQKVNRLIRQSKSTYYNDLFTENA comes from the coding sequence ATGCCCAGGTCAGCCTTTCAATATAGCAGTGCTGAGCTTCATTCACTGAGACATGCATGTGGTACCAAACATGTTGATGCACATGTGTTTCAGACTTTAAAAGAACTTAACTTGCTTCATCTTCGTAGTCGACGGGCTGGATCTCACTTACATAAACATCATCGGGAGAGGCCCCACCTATCAGCAAGAACACATAGGTCTACATCTCGACCTGTGAACCAAAGGAATATCTGCCCATCAGTGTATCCTTTTAAAACTCAAGCAAAGTTCTGCTCTATCAATTCTCAGTCACTGCGAAATAAAACAACagaatttattgaatttgtGTTAGACAATAAACTTGATATCGTGGTCATTTGTGAAACCTGGCTCAAGACTGGAGACGATATTGTCATCGGAGACATCACGCCAACGGGGTATACGTTCAAGCATTTTCCACGCACAAACAACAAACGAGGTGGAGGCCTTGCTCTCTTATACAAATCTACTCTGAATGTGCGCTTCCCTGAATTTATCGCTAACCCCAAGGCTTTTGAGGTTTTCTCAGCTGAAATTGTCAGTTCAACATTATCACTCCTACTTGTTGTAGTGTACCGCCCACCAACTAGATCAACAGGTTCTTCCTTTGATGCGTTCACTGCAGAGTTTGAGTCACTTATTGAAGATTTATGTTTGAATCAAATGCCTATTATCATCACAGGTGATTTTAATGTTCATGTCGACTCAGCGTCAAATGCAAATGCTTGTGCCTTCAAGAATCTCCTCTCTAGCCACAACCTTAGACAAAGTGTTACCTGTCCTACGCATAGAAAATGTCACACTCTGGACTTACTGATCACCAGGGAATCAGACCCAACCTTTTTTGATGATCTGCATGTCATCAACGGGATAGCTGATCATTCAGCAATAACCATCAAGCTGTATCTTGAGCGCCCTCAGAACCAGAAGGTTGAAGTAAAAACAAGGAATGTATCAGCCATCAGTAAGGAGGCTCTCTGTGATGATATAAAGTCTTCCAAGCTTTCCAGTACAGAGTTGAAACTTAACTCATTGTCATCACAAGCTGAGCAGTATAACACCATCCttggaaatatttttgataGTCATGCTCCAATGAAGACACGTACAGTGGTTCTGAGACCCCATTCTCCATGGTTCAAGAGCAGCTTTCATACTGAAAAGCGGGAAAGACGTCGCCTAGAGACCTTGTGGAGAAACTCTGGACTTGAGATTCATCGGCAGATGTATACATCGCAGAAGCAGAAGGTCAATCGACTCATTCGTCAATCAAAGTCAACATACTACAATGACCTGTTCACAGAGAATGCATAA